In Labrus bergylta chromosome 1, fLabBer1.1, whole genome shotgun sequence, one genomic interval encodes:
- the LOC109991792 gene encoding uncharacterized protein isoform X3 gives MERKKDATLFFLLLALCHVCAIKGQNCSNHKNLSCYTDYNRTITCEWNSTLECDTVCNITAKKMTKYISRTGKSNVNMPISSYCLKSVDVSRPALKKCLMIFKKDEAFSASNDYSINLTCNAVKVTNITFKPFHHIKLDPPQKPEINVTTVSWIVKKRDKIRSYNLHFQWKHEDQSWKEASEQKTQNIEKLCGWKCSAEVWLIEDKKYEVRVRVKALPESRFSVWSDWSPSAVVSPIRTPNPPSDGPGVIISIVACLVVAALLLAVIHLKRNKTIWIYMITKIKGQPIPNPAKSFLKDVNFQQNHLSPHFPNFFNPLKITTEEITSSVDVFAPCRPEVALLQKMRSKSSNESSSSSFSNPSYAHLCPPPAPPASLLTTGNLDPCAADTPYGPVCSKNAVEDTEQERSEIGRKKREILELLSKGSNERDLAPVMSDYEKIEKLQVERSRLQSLDSGVCSSEEVSQESLEADSINMTENYDGQVERETGKAKEHVFQELFGGAGDIFGKGSIQVCSGYEPAQNLKLDSPELQSLDLGVRSEGDGQFSQEESLENADKPTESTNLLFPLSSSTLSCTFSSITPLPLNLAGQALSPAMQPLQCNILQRLALMSATRSAEPSGDGYMPVRQEQS, from the exons atggagagaaagaaggacgccactctgttttttcttcttcttgcctTGTGTCATGTCTGCGCCATCAAAGGGCAGAATTGTTCCAATCATAAAA ATCTCTCCTGCTACACTGACTACAATCGTACCATCACTTGTGAGTGGAACAGCACACTTGAGTGTGACACTGTGTGCAACATAACAGCCAAAAAGATGACTAAGTATATATCGCGGACAGGAAAATCTAATGTGAACAT GCCTATATCCTCCTACTGCCTGAAGTCTGTTGATGTCTCAAGACCAGCACTAAAGAAGTGCTTGATGATCTTCAAAAAGGATGAAGCT TTTTCGGCCTCAAATGACTATTCCATTAACCTGACCTGTAACGCTGTGAAGGTTACCAACATTACATTCAAGCCATTTCATCACA TAAAGCTGGACCCTCCGCAAAAGCCAGAAATCAACGTTACCACTGTGTCCTGGATTGTAAAGAAAAGAGATAAAATCCGGTCATACAACTTACATTTTCAGTGGAAACATGAGGATCAGTCATGGAAg GAGGCTtctgaacagaaaacacaaaatattgaaAAGCTGTGTGGATGGAAGTGCTCAGCCGAGGTTTGGCTGATAGAAGACAAGAAGTACGAGGTGCGTGTTCGAGTGAAGGCACTTCCAGAAAGCCGCTTTTCAGTTTGGAGTGACTGGAGTCCTTCTGCAGTGGTGTCACCTATCAGAACACCAAATCCACCATCAG ATGGTCCTGGGGTTATCATTAGCATTGTTGCATGTTTAGTAGTGGCTGCTTTGCTCCTGGCTGTCATACATTTGAAACGTAACAAAACCATCTG GATTTATATGATAACAAAAATCAAAGGTCAGCCCATACCAAACCCAGCAAAATCCTTCCTAAAAGATGTTAATTTCCAA CAGAATCATCTGAGCCCTCACTTCCCCAACTTCTTTAACCCGCTGAAAATTACCACTGAAGAGATCACCTCCTCTGTGGATGTCTTCGCACCCTGCAGGCCAGAGGTGGCACTTCTACAGAAAATGAGAAGCAAAAGCAGCAATGAGTCATCCAGTTCAAGTTTCTCCAACCCCAGTTATGCCCATTTGTGTCCTCCTCCCGCTCCTCCTGCCTCTTTGCTCACCACTGGGAATCTGGACCCCTGTGCTGCTGATACCCCTTATGGGCCAGTTTGTAGCAAAAATGCAGTCGAAGATACAGAACAGGAGAGGAGTGAAATTGGAAGGAAAAAGAGGGAGATCCTAGAATTGCTCTCAAAAGGTAGCAATGAAAGAGATCTTGCGCCGGTAATGTCTGACTACGAGAAGATTGAGAAACTCCAGGTTGAGCGCTCAAGGCTCCAGAGTCTAGATTcaggtgtgtgcagcagtgAGGAGGTTAGTCAGGAAAGCCTTGAAGCAGATAGCATCAATATGACTGAAAACTATGACGGACAGGTCGAGAGGGAGACAGGGAAAGCAAAGGAACACGTTTTTCAGGAGCTGTTTGGAGGGGCTGGAGACATTTTTGGAAAAGGCTCCATTCAGGTTTGTTCTGGTTATGAGCCAGCTCAAAATCTGAAACTTGACAGCCCTGAGCTCCAAAGCCTGGATCTGGGTGTTAGGAGCGAGGGCGATGGGCAGTTTAGTCAGGAAGAGAGCTTAGAGAATGCTGACAAGCCCACTGAATCGACAAAcctcctgtttcctctttcGTCTAGTACCTTATCATGCACATTCTCATCCATCACGCCTCTGCCATTGAACTTGGCTGGACAAGCTTTGAGTCCTGCCATGCAACCTTTGCAATGTAATATACTTCAGAGGCTTGCTTTAATGTCAGCCACCAGGTCTGCAGAGCCCTCTGGTGATGGATACATGCCAGTAAGACAGGAACAGAGCTAA
- the LOC109991792 gene encoding uncharacterized protein isoform X1: MERKKDATLFFLLLALCHVCAIKGQNCSNHKILTDLSCYTDYNRTITCEWNSTLECDTVCNITAKKMTKYISRTGKSNVNMPISSYCLKSVDVSRPALKKCLMIFKKDEAFSASNDYSINLTCNAVKVTNITFKPFHHIKLDPPQKPEINVTTVSWIVKKRDKIRSYNLHFQWKHEDQSWKEASEQKTQNIEKLCGWKCSAEVWLIEDKKYEVRVRVKALPESRFSVWSDWSPSAVVSPIRTPNPPSDGPGVIISIVACLVVAALLLAVIHLKRNKTIWIYMITKIKGQPIPNPAKSFLKDVNFQQNHLSPHFPNFFNPLKITTEEITSSVDVFAPCRPEVALLQKMRSKSSNESSSSSFSNPSYAHLCPPPAPPASLLTTGNLDPCAADTPYGPVCSKNAVEDTEQERSEIGRKKREILELLSKGSNERDLAPVMSDYEKIEKLQVERSRLQSLDSGVCSSEEVSQESLEADSINMTENYDGQVERETGKAKEHVFQELFGGAGDIFGKGSIQVCSGYEPAQNLKLDSPELQSLDLGVRSEGDGQFSQEESLENADKPTESTNLLFPLSSSTLSCTFSSITPLPLNLAGQALSPAMQPLQCNILQRLALMSATRSAEPSGDGYMPVRQEQS; the protein is encoded by the exons atggagagaaagaaggacgccactctgttttttcttcttcttgcctTGTGTCATGTCTGCGCCATCAAAGGGCAGAATTGTTCCAATCATAAAA TTCTTACAGATCTCTCCTGCTACACTGACTACAATCGTACCATCACTTGTGAGTGGAACAGCACACTTGAGTGTGACACTGTGTGCAACATAACAGCCAAAAAGATGACTAAGTATATATCGCGGACAGGAAAATCTAATGTGAACAT GCCTATATCCTCCTACTGCCTGAAGTCTGTTGATGTCTCAAGACCAGCACTAAAGAAGTGCTTGATGATCTTCAAAAAGGATGAAGCT TTTTCGGCCTCAAATGACTATTCCATTAACCTGACCTGTAACGCTGTGAAGGTTACCAACATTACATTCAAGCCATTTCATCACA TAAAGCTGGACCCTCCGCAAAAGCCAGAAATCAACGTTACCACTGTGTCCTGGATTGTAAAGAAAAGAGATAAAATCCGGTCATACAACTTACATTTTCAGTGGAAACATGAGGATCAGTCATGGAAg GAGGCTtctgaacagaaaacacaaaatattgaaAAGCTGTGTGGATGGAAGTGCTCAGCCGAGGTTTGGCTGATAGAAGACAAGAAGTACGAGGTGCGTGTTCGAGTGAAGGCACTTCCAGAAAGCCGCTTTTCAGTTTGGAGTGACTGGAGTCCTTCTGCAGTGGTGTCACCTATCAGAACACCAAATCCACCATCAG ATGGTCCTGGGGTTATCATTAGCATTGTTGCATGTTTAGTAGTGGCTGCTTTGCTCCTGGCTGTCATACATTTGAAACGTAACAAAACCATCTG GATTTATATGATAACAAAAATCAAAGGTCAGCCCATACCAAACCCAGCAAAATCCTTCCTAAAAGATGTTAATTTCCAA CAGAATCATCTGAGCCCTCACTTCCCCAACTTCTTTAACCCGCTGAAAATTACCACTGAAGAGATCACCTCCTCTGTGGATGTCTTCGCACCCTGCAGGCCAGAGGTGGCACTTCTACAGAAAATGAGAAGCAAAAGCAGCAATGAGTCATCCAGTTCAAGTTTCTCCAACCCCAGTTATGCCCATTTGTGTCCTCCTCCCGCTCCTCCTGCCTCTTTGCTCACCACTGGGAATCTGGACCCCTGTGCTGCTGATACCCCTTATGGGCCAGTTTGTAGCAAAAATGCAGTCGAAGATACAGAACAGGAGAGGAGTGAAATTGGAAGGAAAAAGAGGGAGATCCTAGAATTGCTCTCAAAAGGTAGCAATGAAAGAGATCTTGCGCCGGTAATGTCTGACTACGAGAAGATTGAGAAACTCCAGGTTGAGCGCTCAAGGCTCCAGAGTCTAGATTcaggtgtgtgcagcagtgAGGAGGTTAGTCAGGAAAGCCTTGAAGCAGATAGCATCAATATGACTGAAAACTATGACGGACAGGTCGAGAGGGAGACAGGGAAAGCAAAGGAACACGTTTTTCAGGAGCTGTTTGGAGGGGCTGGAGACATTTTTGGAAAAGGCTCCATTCAGGTTTGTTCTGGTTATGAGCCAGCTCAAAATCTGAAACTTGACAGCCCTGAGCTCCAAAGCCTGGATCTGGGTGTTAGGAGCGAGGGCGATGGGCAGTTTAGTCAGGAAGAGAGCTTAGAGAATGCTGACAAGCCCACTGAATCGACAAAcctcctgtttcctctttcGTCTAGTACCTTATCATGCACATTCTCATCCATCACGCCTCTGCCATTGAACTTGGCTGGACAAGCTTTGAGTCCTGCCATGCAACCTTTGCAATGTAATATACTTCAGAGGCTTGCTTTAATGTCAGCCACCAGGTCTGCAGAGCCCTCTGGTGATGGATACATGCCAGTAAGACAGGAACAGAGCTAA
- the LOC109991792 gene encoding uncharacterized protein isoform X2 produces MERKKDATLFFLLLALCHVCAIKGQNCSNHKILTDLSCYTDYNRTITCEWNSTLECDTVCNITAKKMTKYISRTGKSNVNMPISSYCLKSVDVSRPALKKCLMIFKKDEAFSASNDYSINLTCNAVKVTNITFKPFHHIKLDPPQKPEINVTTVSWIVKKRDKIRSYNLHFQWKHEDQSWKEASEQKTQNIEKLCGWKCSAEVWLIEDKKYEVRVRVKALPESRFSVWSDWSPSAVVSPIRTPNPPSDGPGVIISIVACLVVAALLLAVIHLKRNKTIWIYMITKIKGQPIPNPAKSFLKDVNFQNHLSPHFPNFFNPLKITTEEITSSVDVFAPCRPEVALLQKMRSKSSNESSSSSFSNPSYAHLCPPPAPPASLLTTGNLDPCAADTPYGPVCSKNAVEDTEQERSEIGRKKREILELLSKGSNERDLAPVMSDYEKIEKLQVERSRLQSLDSGVCSSEEVSQESLEADSINMTENYDGQVERETGKAKEHVFQELFGGAGDIFGKGSIQVCSGYEPAQNLKLDSPELQSLDLGVRSEGDGQFSQEESLENADKPTESTNLLFPLSSSTLSCTFSSITPLPLNLAGQALSPAMQPLQCNILQRLALMSATRSAEPSGDGYMPVRQEQS; encoded by the exons atggagagaaagaaggacgccactctgttttttcttcttcttgcctTGTGTCATGTCTGCGCCATCAAAGGGCAGAATTGTTCCAATCATAAAA TTCTTACAGATCTCTCCTGCTACACTGACTACAATCGTACCATCACTTGTGAGTGGAACAGCACACTTGAGTGTGACACTGTGTGCAACATAACAGCCAAAAAGATGACTAAGTATATATCGCGGACAGGAAAATCTAATGTGAACAT GCCTATATCCTCCTACTGCCTGAAGTCTGTTGATGTCTCAAGACCAGCACTAAAGAAGTGCTTGATGATCTTCAAAAAGGATGAAGCT TTTTCGGCCTCAAATGACTATTCCATTAACCTGACCTGTAACGCTGTGAAGGTTACCAACATTACATTCAAGCCATTTCATCACA TAAAGCTGGACCCTCCGCAAAAGCCAGAAATCAACGTTACCACTGTGTCCTGGATTGTAAAGAAAAGAGATAAAATCCGGTCATACAACTTACATTTTCAGTGGAAACATGAGGATCAGTCATGGAAg GAGGCTtctgaacagaaaacacaaaatattgaaAAGCTGTGTGGATGGAAGTGCTCAGCCGAGGTTTGGCTGATAGAAGACAAGAAGTACGAGGTGCGTGTTCGAGTGAAGGCACTTCCAGAAAGCCGCTTTTCAGTTTGGAGTGACTGGAGTCCTTCTGCAGTGGTGTCACCTATCAGAACACCAAATCCACCATCAG ATGGTCCTGGGGTTATCATTAGCATTGTTGCATGTTTAGTAGTGGCTGCTTTGCTCCTGGCTGTCATACATTTGAAACGTAACAAAACCATCTG GATTTATATGATAACAAAAATCAAAGGTCAGCCCATACCAAACCCAGCAAAATCCTTCCTAAAAGATGTTAATTTCCAA AATCATCTGAGCCCTCACTTCCCCAACTTCTTTAACCCGCTGAAAATTACCACTGAAGAGATCACCTCCTCTGTGGATGTCTTCGCACCCTGCAGGCCAGAGGTGGCACTTCTACAGAAAATGAGAAGCAAAAGCAGCAATGAGTCATCCAGTTCAAGTTTCTCCAACCCCAGTTATGCCCATTTGTGTCCTCCTCCCGCTCCTCCTGCCTCTTTGCTCACCACTGGGAATCTGGACCCCTGTGCTGCTGATACCCCTTATGGGCCAGTTTGTAGCAAAAATGCAGTCGAAGATACAGAACAGGAGAGGAGTGAAATTGGAAGGAAAAAGAGGGAGATCCTAGAATTGCTCTCAAAAGGTAGCAATGAAAGAGATCTTGCGCCGGTAATGTCTGACTACGAGAAGATTGAGAAACTCCAGGTTGAGCGCTCAAGGCTCCAGAGTCTAGATTcaggtgtgtgcagcagtgAGGAGGTTAGTCAGGAAAGCCTTGAAGCAGATAGCATCAATATGACTGAAAACTATGACGGACAGGTCGAGAGGGAGACAGGGAAAGCAAAGGAACACGTTTTTCAGGAGCTGTTTGGAGGGGCTGGAGACATTTTTGGAAAAGGCTCCATTCAGGTTTGTTCTGGTTATGAGCCAGCTCAAAATCTGAAACTTGACAGCCCTGAGCTCCAAAGCCTGGATCTGGGTGTTAGGAGCGAGGGCGATGGGCAGTTTAGTCAGGAAGAGAGCTTAGAGAATGCTGACAAGCCCACTGAATCGACAAAcctcctgtttcctctttcGTCTAGTACCTTATCATGCACATTCTCATCCATCACGCCTCTGCCATTGAACTTGGCTGGACAAGCTTTGAGTCCTGCCATGCAACCTTTGCAATGTAATATACTTCAGAGGCTTGCTTTAATGTCAGCCACCAGGTCTGCAGAGCCCTCTGGTGATGGATACATGCCAGTAAGACAGGAACAGAGCTAA